One window of the Lactobacillus sp. PV034 genome contains the following:
- a CDS encoding Gfo/Idh/MocA family protein, whose amino-acid sequence MNLGIIGSGMIVHDFLQIADQIPNLELTAIATTKRSEKVGKELQAKYGIRKTFVNNNNLFNDREVNTVYVAVPNNLHYEVAKEALEHDKNVICEKPFVATPEQALELKKIADEHHVFIVEAITNIYLANFLYLKQHLDKIAPIHNVELNYTQYSSRYDNFLKGIIQPVFDPTKDGGALMDLGIYNIHVAVGLFGKPTGVHYFPVMQKEIDTSGNLILTYPQLQASLLASKDSYVTDQWSYIEGEKGSLKIKGPINELNEIEVDLKGQKPKALKLNKYSHRMVAEFVEFSRMLEEKDKKAVDKAFEHSLVALEVLTEAKQQR is encoded by the coding sequence ATTAATTTAGGAATTATAGGATCAGGGATGATTGTTCATGATTTTTTACAAATTGCTGATCAAATACCTAATTTAGAGTTAACAGCAATTGCTACTACTAAGAGAAGTGAAAAAGTTGGAAAAGAGTTACAAGCTAAATATGGAATAAGGAAAACTTTTGTAAATAACAATAATCTGTTTAATGATCGAGAAGTAAATACAGTTTATGTAGCGGTGCCAAATAACTTACATTATGAGGTTGCAAAAGAGGCGCTTGAACATGATAAGAATGTTATTTGTGAGAAACCTTTTGTTGCTACACCTGAACAAGCACTTGAATTAAAGAAAATTGCGGATGAGCATCATGTTTTCATAGTAGAGGCAATAACTAATATTTATTTAGCTAACTTTTTATATTTGAAACAACACTTAGATAAAATAGCACCTATTCATAATGTTGAATTGAACTATACTCAATATTCTAGTCGATACGATAATTTCCTAAAGGGGATTATTCAACCGGTCTTTGATCCGACTAAAGATGGTGGAGCGTTAATGGATTTAGGAATTTATAATATCCATGTGGCAGTAGGCTTATTTGGCAAACCTACTGGAGTTCATTATTTTCCAGTTATGCAAAAAGAAATTGATACCTCAGGTAATTTGATTTTAACTTATCCACAATTACAAGCTAGTTTATTAGCTTCAAAGGATTCATATGTAACTGATCAATGGAGTTATATTGAGGGCGAAAAAGGCAGTCTAAAAATTAAAGGGCCGATTAATGAATTAAACGAGATAGAAGTTGATCTCAAGGGGCAAAAACCTAAAGCTTTAAAACTTAATAAGTATAGTCATCGAATGGTAGCGGAATTCGTGGAATTTAGTCGTATGCTTGAAGAAAAAGATAAAAAAGCTGTTGATAAAGCATTTGAGCATTCTTTAGTTGCACTAGAAGTACTAACAGAGGCTAAACAGCAACGCTAA
- a CDS encoding TerB N-terminal domain-containing protein, which produces MLTNDLIKYLRQKYGLTFKQMLANNRNIFVLMPPNSDDFFAILSRVPNQQIGISEDGHAVTLDLKCGDFSQTLVDLPGFTKSFRIKSNNWVGMWLNQVNDEEVKKTVDYAYKLALNGEVKTTGQYLLIPEEEKSSASETYHAERIPPRKTHKTSEPIKGKNSINNIPPEIEKMLQSYDYTILPALGRQKNFYYQGQLMAGYEDNYEQNYVFNRFYPTYHDMTVHQLRTYFTWRTKVRKGVYDATSRSYVFIYIYELLNQIGIKQPEEGYKLLTDLYNNYVLQFDPEIASYLKRWIKDYVVFYNLTDYKSKVLSTEIEEDKLTKELLTPKDSTELIANLEKISTYHGKSPLDKDKYQDLIFFVWNKLLSHKEYFDFAREVLFVTTTREYYFFSRALLYKRKPKFEVFSITENRKFYQKDGRTYYQYLSPVTRQKTKLNAVLHEIDRLSRLEYQRGRKLKANTLNQAMVLVIEQAVKDFHQAEIEAQRPKIRINFEHLNKIRSDASETRESLLTQEEKELERQAKNELETEEKQEKVSEKEQTVEGITSKALPYGLTADEYFFLMSLWHQTSWKENLQQKHLMPSILADAINEKLFDEIGDSIIEFDGEEPQIISDYLPDLADLFSEE; this is translated from the coding sequence ATGTTAACAAATGACTTAATTAAATATTTAAGGCAAAAATATGGTTTAACTTTTAAGCAAATGTTGGCTAACAATAGAAACATTTTTGTATTAATGCCACCTAATAGTGATGACTTTTTTGCTATTCTTTCTCGTGTACCTAATCAACAAATCGGAATTAGTGAAGATGGACATGCTGTTACTTTAGATTTGAAATGTGGAGATTTTTCTCAAACTTTAGTTGATTTACCTGGATTTACCAAATCATTTAGGATTAAAAGTAATAATTGGGTTGGAATGTGGCTTAATCAAGTAAATGATGAAGAAGTTAAAAAGACAGTAGATTATGCTTATAAATTAGCTCTTAATGGTGAAGTTAAAACTACAGGCCAGTATCTCTTAATTCCAGAAGAAGAAAAAAGTTCAGCATCAGAAACTTATCATGCTGAAAGAATTCCACCACGTAAGACTCATAAAACAAGTGAGCCAATTAAAGGTAAAAATAGTATAAATAATATTCCCCCGGAAATTGAAAAAATGCTGCAAAGCTACGACTATACGATTTTACCTGCTTTAGGTCGCCAAAAGAATTTTTATTATCAAGGTCAATTAATGGCTGGCTATGAGGATAATTATGAACAGAATTACGTGTTTAATCGTTTTTATCCGACTTATCATGATATGACAGTTCATCAACTCAGAACTTATTTTACTTGGCGTACTAAAGTAAGAAAGGGAGTTTATGATGCAACTAGTCGATCCTATGTCTTTATTTATATTTATGAATTACTCAACCAAATAGGTATTAAACAACCTGAGGAAGGATATAAATTATTAACTGATTTATATAACAATTATGTCTTACAGTTTGACCCTGAAATTGCCTCTTATCTCAAGCGTTGGATTAAAGATTATGTGGTCTTTTATAATTTGACAGATTATAAAAGTAAGGTATTATCTACCGAAATAGAGGAAGATAAATTAACAAAAGAATTACTAACTCCTAAGGATTCAACTGAGCTAATAGCAAATCTTGAGAAAATATCTACTTATCATGGTAAAAGTCCACTTGATAAAGATAAATACCAAGATTTAATCTTTTTTGTTTGGAATAAACTTTTATCCCATAAAGAATATTTTGATTTTGCTAGAGAAGTATTATTTGTAACGACGACAAGAGAATATTATTTTTTCTCACGTGCGCTTCTTTACAAGAGAAAACCAAAATTTGAAGTTTTTTCAATTACAGAAAATAGAAAATTTTATCAAAAGGATGGGCGGACTTATTATCAATACCTTTCTCCAGTTACGCGTCAAAAAACAAAATTAAACGCAGTACTTCATGAAATTGATCGCTTAAGTCGCTTAGAGTACCAGAGAGGAAGAAAGCTAAAAGCTAATACTTTAAATCAAGCCATGGTATTGGTAATAGAACAAGCTGTAAAAGACTTTCATCAAGCTGAAATTGAAGCTCAGCGACCAAAAATTAGGATTAATTTTGAACATCTAAATAAAATTCGTAGTGATGCCTCTGAGACTCGAGAAAGCTTATTAACTCAGGAAGAAAAAGAGCTAGAGCGTCAGGCTAAAAATGAATTAGAAACAGAAGAAAAACAAGAAAAGGTTAGTGAAAAAGAACAAACTGTTGAAGGAATAACAAGTAAAGCGTTACCTTATGGTTTAACTGCAGATGAGTATTTTTTCTTAATGTCTTTGTGGCATCAAACCTCATGGAAAGAAAACTTGCAGCAAAAACATTTAATGCCATCTATTTTGGCAGATGCTATTAATGAAAAATTATTTGATGAAATTGGGGATAGCATAATCGAATTTGATGGAGAAGAGCCTCAAATTATTTCAGACTATCTCCCAGATTTAGCAGATTTATTTAGTGAGGAGTAA